Proteins from one Microcaecilia unicolor chromosome 2, aMicUni1.1, whole genome shotgun sequence genomic window:
- the LOC115463126 gene encoding cytochrome c oxidase subunit 7C, mitochondrial: protein MFSQAVRRFTTSAIRRSHYEEGPGKNIPFSVENKWRLLALMSAFFGSGFAFPFIIVRHQLLKK, encoded by the exons ATGTTCTCTCAGGCTGTGCGTAGGTTTACTACTTCTGCCATCCGCAGGTCCCACTATGAGGAGGGACCGGGCAAG AATATTCCATTCTCAGTGGAAAACAAATGGAGATTATTGGCATTGATGTCTGCATTCTTTGGAAGTGGATTTGCCTTTCCCTTCATTATTGTCCGACATCAGCTGTTGAAGAAATGA